Genomic window (Mus caroli chromosome 14, CAROLI_EIJ_v1.1, whole genome shotgun sequence):
tttaccagAGGATGAAGTCGTAGAAATAGACTATGGACAAGGTGACCATTGAAGTCAAGTTTCTGTTTTTGGTTGACTAGTGCCTGTGTGGTCTTGGGAGTGCATACAGTTTGTGATGTTTgtatatgcctggcccagggagtggcactattagaaattgtggccttgttgaagtaggtgtgtcactgtgggcatggtctttaataccctagtcctagctgcctggaagagactcTTCTCTTAGACACCTttatatgaagatgtagaactctactctcagcttcttctgcaccatgcctgcttggatgctgccatgctcccatcttgatattaaactgaaattctgaacctgtaagccagcctcaaataaatgttgtccttgtaacagttgccttggtcatggtgtctgttcacaatagTAAAACCCTGAGACACAGTTATAGAGAGACCAGAGGCCTGCATCAGGTGTATTCTATCACTCTTCTTATTCTCCCAGTTCTAGCCAGACTGTCTGGAAGCCCCTGGATCTTCCTGCTGCTGCCTACCATCAGTGTGCCGCCATGTCTCCCTTTTACGTGGTACTCGGGTCCTGTTGCTTGCGCAGCACGCTCTTCACTGGCTAAGCTGCCTGCCTCAACCTGTGCCTTTTTTCTGTTTGTAGAGGGCCTGAGGTCCTCATGCTCACTGCACTAGGGAAAGCAGGACCCTTAAACTCACATGCTTTTCTCTTCAATAGAAGGGGTTGATTCTTGTTCCCACCCAGAAAGCTGGGGTTAGATGTAGTTAATAACCTGGTAATCCCTGCTATTGGCAGGGCCAGGCCCCACCCGAATCTTCCAGACTACTATGCTTATTCCAGACTCTTCCCCGAGCATTATTTCTCTGTCAATTGAATCCATTCTTATGAAAGATGTCCCATGTATTTGCAAGACTTTACTATTATGCTTATTCCATACCCTTGCTCCCTTGACCCTTATCCGGAGCAGCTTTCCAATCAATAAAACCcactttttggggggggggtctgagacagggtttctctgtatagccttggctgacctggaactcactctgtagaccaggctagccttgaactcagaaatctgcctgcctctgcctcccaagtgctgggattaaaggcgtgtgtcaccactgtcCTGGAATAAAGGAGTTTCAATGTGATCATTGCCTTAAAATTTTATTGTGATAATTGTCTTGAGAAAACCCTTTCCCAAAGTTGTACTGTAAATATGTCAAAATAAACTGCTTAGGATCAGACTCGAAGTCTGAACCAACACCATCTAATGAGGTCTGTCAACCCAGAGTCCCCTCTTCCCTGGTGAGAGTCACTACTCTGCCAGCTGTGGCACTTCAAGGACCCCTGcatttttgccttttatttccATAGACAATTAGAAGCTCCCTTTTTTACAtggttaaattttcttttctctatgtagtcctggccgttttggagcttgctatgtaaattaggttgcccttgaactcaagagatcctgtCAAGTGCTGAaattcaaggtgtgtgtgtgtgtgtgagagagagtgtgtgtgtgtgtgtgtgtgtgtgtNNNNNNNNNNNNNNNNNNNNNNNNNNNNNNNNNNNNNNNNNNNNNNNNNNNNNNNNNNNNNNNNNNNNNNNNNNNNNNNNNNNNNNNNNNNNNNNNNNNNNNNNNNNNNNNNNNNNNNNNNNNNNNNNNNNNNNNNNNNNNNNNNNNNNNNNNNNNNNNNNNNNNNNNNNNNNNNNNNNNNNNNNNNNNNNNNNNNNNNNNNNNNNNNNNNNNNNNNNNNNNNNNNNNNNNNNNNNNNNNNNNNNNNNNNNNNNNNNNNNNNNNNtgtgtgtgtgtatgtgtgtgtgtgtgtatgtgtatgtgtgtgtgtgtgtgtaccaccatgcccagtttagaGAAGAGTTTTTCAGTCAGGTCTTCCCCCCTCAGGAAACACTCCCTCAGCTGGCTAACCTGCCAAAAGCTGGCCATTGAGCAACTTCCTGCTCAGGGAAAATCAGCTGCTCTGCCAGCCCCGTCCACAAGAGTTGGCTTGAGGCTTTCTCTCTTCAGCACCTGCACTTTGAAAGGGTATCAAGTTCTTTCTTTTGGTGACTATTTTGGTCTCTCTCAACCTGGCTGCACATGGACATTCTCTGAAGATTTAAAAAACTCAGATGCCTGCATCCCACCCCCAGAATTTCTAACTCTACTGAACTTGTGTGCCGGCTTGACatcattttttcccctcaagTTCCGACTGCCAGGCAGGTGGACTACAGATCTACTGACCTCTAGACTGTTCACCACTGTCAATGTGACTTCAACAGCCCTCAATACTAAGTTAGAGCTCAGCTCACCACTAGATAAGTCCCGCTGTCCATTAGAGTACCAGTCACTGATCTGACCATTACACTACAGTTTCACTTGGATCTTTATAGTTCCCCTGTGGGCCCTTAGACTACAGTCCAGCCCCCCTTGACTACTGGTGATGGGCATGCTTGCTTGGAACTTGCTACTGCCAGGCCAGAGGCTAGTTTCCTGACACTGTAGCACACACTGTTTACTTTTACTATGGTCCATTgtcttctgtgtcttttttttttttttttctgttttttcaagacagggtttttctgtgtagaccaggctggtcttcaactcagctctgcctgcttctgcctccctagtgctgagattaaaggtgtgcaccaccaccatgcccagctggattcactgtatttttttttttttcattcagagtttaagccaggcagtgttggcccactcatttaatcccagcacttgggaggcagaggtaggtggatttctgaattcaaggccagcctggtctacagagtgagttccaggacagccagggctacacagagaaaccctgtctcgaacccccgccacccccccccaaaatgtgTATTTGAACAGTCATTAGGCACTCTCAGAATAAGGAAATAATCACAGAAATgctattctattttttattatttatttatctatttatttttgagacaagctctcacatAGTTCAGAACTTGTGTGGCTGAAAAGGGCTTCAAATTCCTGCTCCTCTGGTCTTcacctctgcatccctgggattatGTGTGTGCTACAATACAGCTAGTCCTCCCCTTCATTCATTTTCATAGTTACTCACTAGTCACTTAGTTTTCTCAACTTTGATTTAAAAAGCACTTTGGTGTCAGATGCTATGCATGCCTTTGTCCCAGGACTGAGAAagcagatggggtggggtggggtggagaatgAGAGAATATCACATTTTTCTCAAAGGGACAGGCCAGGTTGTCTGGTTCCTTATCCATTTTCTGACCCAAGGAGTGTTCCAAATTCATCTGTGTTCTGATCACGAGACCGCACCCTGAGTGATACTTTCTACTGCAGCCTGTGAGGCCTTTCTCACCTTTAATGGTGTTCTGAGATAAGAATATGGtaggctcacacctgtaaccctagccctatggaggctgaggcaggagaatattgATTTCCAGGCCTGTCTGGCCTCAGAAATCAGTTCAAGACTGGTTTGGGCTACGCAAGCAGAGGAGGTGAGAGGAGAGGTTAACTGAACAAACGGCTTTTGGACCTGACAGTAATAACTTCAggaatattatgaaaaaaatcgGGAATTGCATACACATCCCACATATTATTTATCACCTGTTAAGTATGTCAGCCTCTTACTCATTAAATTCACAGAAATTCCATTTCATATTAAAGCTCAAAGAGGGTGAACTTCCTGAGATTGTGGGACTGGTAACACAGACAAGATGCCAGCATTGCTTAGCTTGAAATCTTCAGCTCTCTTTCaccatggtcttttttttttttttaatttttttttttttNTTTTTTTTTNttttttggtttttcgagacagggtttctctgtgtagccctggctgtcctggaacacactttgtagaccaggctggcctcgaactcagaaatccgcctgcctctgcctcccaagtgctgggattaaaggtgtgcaccaccaccgtccgtctcattaaaaaattaaaaaaaaaaaaaagccgggNgtggtggcgcacgcctttaatcccagcacttgggaggcagaggcaggcggatttctgagttcgaggccagcctggtctacaaagtgagtgccaggacagccaggactatacagagaaaccctgtctcgaaaaaacaaaaacaaacaaaaaaaattttttaatgatgtgaaaaaaatacatttgggcataaaactggagaaaataacagaaaaatccaAGAAGAATATGTTTGGGGATCTATGTATTTTtgaataatttgaaaatgaataCCTGGGATGTGCAAATGAGATTCACATAACTCAGAAATAACTGAGTTTTGAGACTGCAAAGTCTATGTCTACGTTTTCTGATGTCCTTCACTTTTTTACTGTTACCCCGTGTCCTTTCGTGTATCTAGGAAAGCAGCAGACCACCGCATCTTAAGTGGACGGTTTTTCTTCTGCTCTTTGGCTAGAGTTTTATTCCTGAATGGTTTACTCTGTGCTTGTAACACTTTGTTAGTGTGAACTGCCTTCTCCTTTGACATACTAACATAACCTTCTCTACGAGGGCAGGCAGGGCTGGCTATGTCCTTCTTAAGCAGGAAAATTGCAACACTTAGGGTTACAAGGGGCTATAACCAAATCTGGAACGGAAGAAACTGTGATTTCATCCTGACATACATGTTTACCTGAACGATGGGACTCAGaagttgtattttgtttgttgtacTTCGTTGTGCGAAGGTGCGAAGGTGCGAAAGGTGCGAAAAGTGCGAAGGTGCGAAAGCCCTTCAAGTGACTCGGGCAAGTGGGAAGCTCCTTAGTTTGGGTCTGTTTAGTCCTGCATCACCAGGAATAAAAGGGATAAAAGTGACAATACAGAACTGTCCTAACAAAGGACACCGTTTGAGACCAAGAGCAGAACAAGCCAGCGAAGAGCTGTTGAGCCAGACCCACCGCAGGCTTCCACTTTCGGAACCCACTAGAGGACCAGTCCCCAGGACATCTCCCTCCGCACGCAAGACGGGTGAGGTCTGTGGGCAGCCAAGGGCCGGAGGTCGGAGACCCGGGACACCAGCCCGGCGCCATCCCCGTAGTCCCCGCAGGCTCAGCAGCGCGCCCGACAACAGTCATCCGATTCTGCTGACATTTTCTTTCCGAGAAAGGGGTGGGAACTGGAGCGGCGCGGCGGGAGGCGGGGCGCAGCCACACCCTGGCCACGCCTAGGCGACGACACAAGCGTCCGGCCATCGGTCGGCCGCAAGTCCCTTCCCGTCCCAGCATGCCCCGGGAGCACTCTCCGCACTCCGCCCCCGTTGCCCCGCGCACCCACGGGGAACTCCGCATTGTGTCCCAGCCGAGTCCCCGGATGCCCTCCCGGGGCCGGCCGGGCGTAGCCACGCCCCCGCACCGCCCTGCGGGTACGTCACCGCTGACGACAGTTCCGGGGGCGCCGCGGACGGTGACGTAGGCGAGCGTGCCCTCTATATGAGGTTGGGGAGCGCCCGCGTCGGCCTTTTCCGcccgctcccccctccccccgagcGCCGCTCCGGCTGCACCGCGCTCGCTTCCGCGCTGTCAGGCTAGCGCCGCCGTCCCCAGCCGTCACCATGATCATCTACCGGGACCTCATCAGCCGTGAGTCCCGGCGCCCGCGGGCCTGGGTGCGGGTGGGCACCGGGGAGGCCGGGGACACGAGCGCAGAGCTTGGGCCGGGAGCCGCCGCGTGCGCCGAGCCCGGCGCGGGAAATGGCGGGCCTTCGCTCGCTCACGGGCGGCTCTCTCTGTTCGCTTTCAGATGACGAGCTGTTCTCCGACATCTACAAGATCCGGGAGATCGCGGACGGGCTGTGCCTGGAGGTGGAGGGCAAGGTGAGCGGGGCGCCGCGCACGAGGaggctggctgcctgcctgcctgccgggtCGGCCGAGCCGAGCCGGGCCGGGCTGGGCTGGGCGCCGCGGGGAGGCCGCTGGAACTCGTGCAATCCTCGCTGCCGCCTCCAGGCGGAGGAGACGCTCTTGCCGGCCTTGGGTTTTTCTAGAAAAGTGGAGGCGGAGTCGAGCCTGGAAATAGGTCCGCGAACTCAGCGCCATCCTCTTTCCAGGCGAACGGGGACATATTGTCTATAAGACAGGTTTGCGCTGTGCGCGCTTAACCCGTGGCGACTCGAGAGAGGCCACAGCAACTTGGTTCCGCTTGGTGAGAGTGACCACCGCTCTCAGTCCGGGCAGCGATTATTTTGGGGGAGGTTAAGATGTTTCAGGGAGCTGACTGATCGTTGCcggatggttttggttttttttttttttttttttttggcccctTCGACaaagttgtatttttttcctaaatgtagATGGTCAGTAGAACAGAGGGTGCCATCGATGACTCGCTCATCGGTGGAAATGCTTCCGCTGAAGGCCCGGAGGGCGAAGGTACCGAAAGCACAGTAGTCACCGGTGTTGACATTGTCATGAACCATCACTTACAAGAAACCAGCTTCACAAAGGAGGCCTACAAAAAGTACATCAAAGACTACATGAAATCGTAAGTGACATAAACACCCCGTTTTGGTGGTCAGCTTCCTAGAAGAAGTTGGTTGCTTAGGTAGGAAGGGCTTAAGAAAGGAGGGCCTTTTGTTATACAGTGAAGGTTGCTTTTGAATAAGGTGAGCATACTGGAGCAAGCCGGTTGGCTTTAGCTTTGGAAAGTAGAAAATTACTTTAAAGGTAATATgggaattacatttttttaaatggtttcttGTCACCTAGTAAACTGTCATTTTGCTTGAAGATATTACCTATTGGGGCTTATATTCTCTTACTTTACTGGAAGATTATTCTACTCAAAATTCAGTATTTTGATGACCTGTTACTTTACTGTTTTAGACTTAAGGGCAAACTTGAAGAGCATAAACCAGAACGAGTAAAGCCTTTTATGACTGGAGCTGCAGAGCAGATTAAGCACATCCTTGCTAATTTCAATAACTACCAGGTAAGTGGACCAAAGTGTTGTAATAACCGTGGGATCCGAAAAAGTCTGTTTGCTGTCTGGTgcatggctctggctgtcctggaacacccTGAGACCCAGTtacctcagccttctgagatGAAAGTCTCAGCCCGTTTTGTGTAGCACCACGCCAGGCAAGGAGCTGGTATTAAAATGATAGacattgctttcttttcattgagACTGttatctgtagaccagactagccttgaacccaGAGGTCTACCTGCCAGTGCCTCTTAattgccgggattaaaggtgtgtgcccacaTGGCTAGCATATGTGTTATTTTTGAGAACTAGGGATTTTTCTTGCCAAATTTTGGCCAGGGGTTATTCTGGATCTGCTTTTTATAGtttgattttatgtttgtgtgtataagaTAGTCTAATTGTAGGTTTTTGTTACGTGTTTCTTAAGTTTTTTATTGGTGAAAACATGAATCCAGATGGTATGGTTGCTCTCCTGGACTACCGTGAAGATGGTGTGACTCCATTCatgattttctttaaggatgGCTTAGAGATGGAGAAATGTGTAAGTATCTTTAAATTAGTAGTGTCAAGACAGGGAGTGCAGCCGTGATTCTTTGCCATCTGCAGGTGGCAGGCCTTTTAGATTGTGAGATCTTTATCCTGTGGGATCTGTGGGAGAGGAGAGCCTTGAACATGAAAGGGGCTTGGAGATGAGATTAGCTGGCTTGCTAGAGTGCTCAGGGTCGTGTGTAAGTAGAGTTTGACACTGGCCTGGGATAAACTCACGTAGAATGAGTGTGGTCTCTGCCTCACGGTAGTTCAAGTC
Coding sequences:
- the Tpt1 gene encoding translationally-controlled tumor protein; this encodes MIIYRDLISHDELFSDIYKIREIADGLCLEVEGKMVSRTEGAIDDSLIGGNASAEGPEGEGTESTVVTGVDIVMNHHLQETSFTKEAYKKYIKDYMKSLKGKLEEHKPERVKPFMTGAAEQIKHILANFNNYQFFIGENMNPDGMVALLDYREDGVTPFMIFFKDGLEMEKC